A stretch of DNA from Candidatus Eisenbacteria bacterium:
TGAAGCCGGCGACTCGCCATTCTCGGAAGCCCTCCCCCTCCGCGAGCGGAGGGGATTGCTCGCTCCCGAAATCGAGCACCACGCGGCTCCCCGTGCCGGCCCCCGTCCACCGCAGTACGACGGGAATCGCATACGATTCCGCCCCATCCGCCTCCGCGCGGTCCGGAGGGGAGCGTTCGGGACGGACGGAGGGAGCGACGACCTCGCGGGCGGCAGACGGTTCGCCGGCCGGCGCCTCCGCGACCACCGTCTCTTCCTCCGGTACGGGCACGGTTTCCACGGTGTCTTCTTCCGGCGGGAGATGGAAGGGATCGAGGGAGGAGGGGATCGCCGACGCGGCGGCGGCGAGGCGATCCTTCTCCCGAACGGAATCGAGGAGATCCCACTCCCGGAGGGTCGGAGCGCCCGCCTCGCCCGGCGGGGGCTCTCCGGGAAGAGTGAAATAGGCGATCCCCGAGCGGGCGGCTCGATGCCCTCCGAAAAAGACGACGGCGGCGAGAAGCATCACACCCAAACCGCGCAGCGCCCTCGTCATCGCCCTTCCCCCTCGATGCCGCCCCGGATCAATCGGAGATGAATCGTCTCCCCCTCCCGTTCCAGAGTGAAGGCGGCGATCCGTCCCCCATCCCCTTCCGCGATCCTCTCGACGGCGACGGCGAGTTCGGCGAATCGCCCGGAGGCTTCGACCGTGTCCGCGCCCGCGCCGCCCGTTTCGCCGGCGACCGCTCCGGATCGGGACGCGCCGCTCACCAGATCGAGGTAGGCGCCCGCGCGCGCGGTCCAAGCCTCCCTCTCCGCCGCCTCACTCTCCCCGCGGATCACGCGATCGGCGGTCCGTTCGAGATAGATCCTCTCCTCCGGCGCCACGGGGGAAAGCCGCGTACCGGACCAGACGAAGAGCGCGGCCAATAAAAGCGCGGCGCCGAGAGGGCTCAGGCAAGACACCCTCATCGCTCTTCCCTCCGCCGGAGGAGGAGGGTATCCGCCTCCTCCGCCCCACCCTCCTCGACCCGCAGGATGGGGAAAACGCGAAGGAGGAGAGAATCCTCACGGACGGCGCGCGCGAAATCCCGCGCCGCGCCGGGACCGGAGGGGAACCAAGTCACCGTGAGGCGTCCCCTCCCCCCACCGGCGTAGTCGATTCGATCGAGTCGCTCCCCGGGCGGGACGGCCCGGGCGATCGATCCGAGCACGGCGCTCCAGGGGATTCGATCGGCGCGCGCCTGAAGGGCTTCCCGCCGCCTCTCGAAAAACGGGGTCGTCTCCTCCTCGCGCCGGTCCAGGTCCCTCGCCCGCTCGAGAAGGGCCGCTTCTCTCTCGACCCGTGCCCGGGCCGCGCCGAGCGATCCCGCCGCGTGAATCCCGTAAAAGAGAAGGCCCGCCGCGAACAGCAGAGGAACGAGACGGCCGGGACGCCGCCGTACGCCCATCTCCCGGAGCGCGCGAAGAAGGTTGATGTCGTAATCGTTCATCGCTCCCACCACCGCGTGAGGCCGAGCGCCGTGAGAAAGCGGGGCGCCTCTCCGGTGATTCGGTCCTCCTTCTCGCCGCTCCAATCCTCGGGAAGGGCGAAAGGCTCGAAGGGGTCGATCACCTCCACCGGCAGATCGAGGCGAAGCGAGAGAGCCCTGTCGATTCCGAGAAGAAGAGCCCCTCCTCCGGCGAGGGTGAGCCCCCCCAGTAAACCACCCCTCCCGTGGAAGGCGGCCCGATGGGCGCGCACCTCACCGGCGAGGCGGTCCATGGAGACACGGATCAGGTCGGCGATCGGCGCCGCACGGTCCCCCCGGTCCGGCCGGATCGCCCCGAGGGGTGTCTCCGCCCGCTTGACGCGTTCCGCCTCGTCGCGCGAGATCCCGCATCGCTCTCGAATCTCCGCAGTGAAATCCTCCCCCCCCACCTCGATCCGTCTCGTTCGGAGGGGATATCCTTCATGTAAGAAGGTGATTCGGCTCGCCGCGGCGCCGATGTCGAGAAGAGCCCGGCCCGGCCCCGCGCTTCCCGCGCCGCTCTGCCGCATCCAGTGGTTGCACGCGGCGATCCCGGCCGGCTCGAGACGGTCGGGCCCGGCGCCTGCTCTCTCGAGGGAGTCCCTGTAAGCGGTGATCTCCATACGGGGGGCCGCCGCGGCGAGCACGGTGACCCGTCCTCCCCTTTCGTCCCGGCGGAGCGTCTGGTGGTCGATCACCCACCCTCCTTCCGCGGCCGGTCCGGTCTCCCGGGTCATCGCCGCCGGAAGCGCTGCGGCGATTTCCGCCTCCGGAACGCCCTCCAAGTCCAGTTCACGGACCCGGACCCCGTCATCGGGGATCGACGCATGGAAGCTCCCCCGCCCGGGCCGGATTCCCGCGGCGCGCATCCGGGCTACGGCGAGGGCGAGCCCCTTCGCCTCGTCGAGCACGCAGTGGGTGATCCGCGGCGTGTTGACGTCCCAAACGACACGGACCGCCTTCAAGGTCTCGCCGGACCAATCGAAACCGATCCTCGCCTTGCCGCCTCGTCCGAACATGGAGCCCTCCGCCGATAGATTAGCGCGATCCGGGAAGAATCCAAAGGAAGAGAGAGAGGGGACGGACGGAAAGTAGAAAGGGCGGAGCGTGAAAAGGAAAAGGCCGCCTACCCGCCGTGAGTGCAAGGGAGAGTGGAGATGCGGACGTCCACCTCCAACCAGTTCTCCGAACGGTAAAGCGGCCTAATCTATTTTATTGATTCCAGTTACCGATCCAGGACCCTTCGATCCCACTCGGCACTTCTCCCCGGCAGCCGCGCGAGGGCGGTCGCCGCGAGGATTGACCGGGATCATACGGATGGGGAGCGCTCCTTGTCAACCATATTTTTTCCACAGCCTCCTCTCCCATAACCCGTTGTAAAATAGTTTCTTACCAAATACATTGTCGAAGTCCCCCCCCTTTTCTTCAAAAAAAGTGGGAAAAGGGGGGCGCGAGGCGCCTCGCGTTCTTTTCGGTTGGAAAACCGATATCCCTGCGCTACAATCCGGCCGTGACGACCCGCGGATGCGGGTTTTCCATTCGTTTAGCTGCGCGCCCGTAGCTCAGTGGATAGAGCACTGGCCTCCGGAGCCAGGTGTCGCGCGTTCGAGTCGCGCCGGGCGCGCCATATAAGTCATTAAGCGCCAGTGGGTTATGAAGACGCCTGCCGGCGCTTCTCTTTCGGCGATCCACCAGTAAGCACGCTTTGACCCGGTGAACCGTGCAGGTCAAAGTTCCGGAC
This window harbors:
- the pilM gene encoding pilus assembly protein PilM; translation: MFGRGGKARIGFDWSGETLKAVRVVWDVNTPRITHCVLDEAKGLALAVARMRAAGIRPGRGSFHASIPDDGVRVRELDLEGVPEAEIAAALPAAMTRETGPAAEGGWVIDHQTLRRDERGGRVTVLAAAAPRMEITAYRDSLERAGAGPDRLEPAGIAACNHWMRQSGAGSAGPGRALLDIGAAASRITFLHEGYPLRTRRIEVGGEDFTAEIRERCGISRDEAERVKRAETPLGAIRPDRGDRAAPIADLIRVSMDRLAGEVRAHRAAFHGRGGLLGGLTLAGGGALLLGIDRALSLRLDLPVEVIDPFEPFALPEDWSGEKEDRITGEAPRFLTALGLTRWWER